A stretch of Desulfobacter hydrogenophilus DNA encodes these proteins:
- a CDS encoding tyrosine-type recombinase/integrase: MTQLRQQFDRHMTLHRLSPKTNAAYMNAVKLLAAHYKQAPDQLTDSQIQDYLDYIIADRQLAWSSCNVQFSGIKRFYRHVLKREPKISIPPRPQERKIFMALSREEVAQILNACTNPKHYALLLATYSAGLRVSEVVKLQPIHIERSRKMIRIEQGKGRKDRYTVLSDTLLKTLEDYWRLFKPNEWIFFGKTRSKPMPVETAQKIYYTAKLEAGVKRGKGIHTLRHCFATHLLEQGTRTHVLQQMLGHKSIRTTAKYLHISNEAISQVVSPADVVL, encoded by the coding sequence ATGACACAACTTCGCCAACAATTTGATCGACACATGACTCTTCACCGGCTTTCGCCAAAAACAAATGCGGCGTATATGAATGCGGTAAAATTGCTTGCCGCGCACTACAAGCAAGCACCGGATCAACTGACCGATTCCCAGATCCAAGATTATCTCGACTATATTATTGCAGACCGACAACTGGCCTGGAGTAGCTGCAATGTACAGTTCTCAGGGATAAAGAGATTTTACAGGCATGTATTAAAACGGGAGCCCAAGATTTCCATACCGCCCCGGCCTCAGGAAAGGAAAATCTTCATGGCACTGAGCCGGGAAGAAGTGGCGCAAATACTGAATGCCTGCACCAACCCCAAGCATTATGCCCTTCTTCTGGCCACATACAGCGCAGGATTGCGGGTCAGTGAAGTTGTAAAGCTCCAACCGATACACATTGAAAGATCCCGCAAAATGATACGGATAGAGCAAGGTAAAGGCAGAAAAGACCGGTATACAGTCTTGTCAGATACCTTACTAAAGACTCTGGAAGACTACTGGCGGCTTTTTAAACCGAACGAATGGATCTTTTTCGGCAAAACCAGATCAAAACCGATGCCAGTTGAGACAGCTCAGAAAATTTATTACACGGCCAAGTTAGAAGCCGGTGTAAAACGTGGCAAAGGCATACATACCCTTCGTCACTGCTTTGCGACTCACCTTCTCGAACAGGGAACCCGGACACATGTACTTCAGCAGATGCTCGGTCATAAATCCATCAGAACCACGGCAAAGTATCTTCACATCAGCAATGAGGCCATATCCCAAGTTGTCAGCCCGGCTGACGTGGTGCTTTAA
- a CDS encoding IS91 family transposase, with product MIGECCNKSSRPEHDIADIFRHAGQRFLETFGASHEQIKVMNKIITCRTAALGGHIDACPDCDFQKNSYNSCRNRHCPKCQTMTKEKWLDKRVSELLPATYYHLVFTLPHNLNPIILCNMKPLLDLLFSSVNQTIKQFATDPQWRLQGQAGFIAVLHTWNQTILDHFHLHCLVPGGVLSEDKTQWTPSKTNFLFKTASIVKAFKGIYIKGLKQLYQDGDLKFPGNTAKYGTRSGFNRLIKIIRKKKWSGYAKAPCSGPEKVLEYLGRYTHRVAISNYRIKSFEDGKVVFTWKDRAQNDAIKEMTLDAVEFIRRFLLHVLPRGFKKIRHFGFLSPRYKAVNIKLIRKLTGDKFKEPAHPENESVEEMMHRLTGIDIKACPKCGKGRLTRLYELLPVYIGYIVPNKKVAAWDTS from the coding sequence ATGATCGGAGAATGCTGCAATAAAAGCAGCAGACCCGAACATGACATTGCCGATATCTTCAGACACGCTGGGCAACGCTTTTTGGAAACTTTCGGAGCTTCACACGAACAGATAAAGGTCATGAATAAAATCATTACCTGCCGAACAGCTGCTTTAGGAGGCCATATAGACGCTTGCCCTGACTGCGATTTCCAAAAGAACTCCTACAACTCCTGCAGGAACCGGCACTGCCCCAAATGCCAGACCATGACCAAGGAAAAATGGTTAGATAAACGGGTGTCAGAACTATTGCCTGCCACCTATTATCATTTGGTGTTCACACTGCCCCACAACCTGAATCCTATCATCCTCTGTAATATGAAGCCGTTGCTGGACCTGCTGTTCTCCTCGGTAAATCAGACCATTAAACAATTTGCTACCGATCCCCAATGGAGACTCCAGGGGCAGGCTGGCTTTATTGCCGTATTGCATACATGGAACCAGACCATCCTGGACCATTTTCATCTGCACTGCCTTGTTCCCGGCGGTGTGCTGTCAGAAGACAAAACCCAATGGACCCCATCCAAAACGAATTTTCTATTCAAGACAGCCTCCATAGTAAAGGCGTTCAAGGGCATCTACATCAAAGGACTCAAGCAACTATACCAGGACGGGGATCTCAAGTTCCCGGGTAATACGGCCAAGTACGGCACCCGTTCTGGTTTCAACCGCCTGATCAAAATTATCCGGAAAAAGAAATGGTCCGGTTACGCCAAGGCCCCTTGTTCCGGCCCTGAAAAAGTCCTGGAATATTTAGGAAGGTATACCCATAGAGTCGCCATTTCAAATTACCGTATCAAATCCTTTGAAGACGGCAAAGTTGTGTTCACCTGGAAGGACCGGGCTCAAAATGATGCCATAAAAGAGATGACTCTTGATGCTGTGGAGTTCATCAGACGGTTCCTGCTTCATGTGCTACCCAGAGGGTTTAAAAAAATCAGGCACTTTGGTTTTCTATCCCCCCGGTACAAAGCAGTGAACATAAAACTGATCCGAAAATTGACGGGTGATAAGTTCAAAGAGCCAGCACATCCTGAAAATGAGTCAGTAGAAGAAATGATGCACAGACTGACCGGCATTGACATTAAAGCATGCCCCAAATGTGGCAAAGGCCGCCTGACAAGACTTTACGAGTTGCTGCCGGTATATATTGGCTATATTGTCCCAAATAAAAAGGTGGCTGCCTGGGATACTTCTTGA
- a CDS encoding thiol-disulfide oxidoreductase DCC family protein yields the protein MDENKDMITVYYDGACPACVKDRDRYEKLAGSAGKNVFWFDITGQKERMHEFGIDPQKALMELHVKNTDQQILSEIDAYILLMNKVPMLRPLAWLIGLPLIRPMLSKVYHGKVNSRLKRSGRL from the coding sequence ATGGACGAGAACAAAGACATGATCACCGTCTATTATGATGGTGCATGCCCAGCATGTGTTAAAGACAGGGATCGCTATGAAAAACTTGCTGGTAGCGCAGGAAAAAATGTGTTTTGGTTTGATATTACAGGGCAAAAGGAGCGAATGCATGAATTCGGCATTGACCCTCAAAAAGCCTTAATGGAGCTTCACGTTAAAAATACGGATCAACAGATCCTTTCAGAGATCGATGCATACATCCTGCTTATGAATAAAGTGCCGATGTTGAGACCCCTGGCATGGCTGATAGGTCTTCCGTTGATTCGCCCGATGCTCTCAAAAGTATATCACGGGAAGGTTAATTCCAGATTAAAGCGCAGTGGAAGACTGTGA
- a CDS encoding MFS transporter, with protein MEIQTTQASPFAIQNIKLFIAFRVFFNARFYYPVFTILFLDFGLTIEQFALLNTVWAITIVCAEVPSGALADILGRKNLIVTTSLLMVLELSLLAFVPLGNGTLIFWAFLLNRVLSGLAEAMASGADEAIAYDTLVSKKLEKGWPKVLSLQMRVRSIASIATMTLGALAYDPKAVNAVLFWLGFDLILSQQTTMRFPIYFTLVLAILATITAFKMEEAKPEETTTKFKTGAAFKKTMCAGKWIWRTPFALVIILFGMYFDHILRMIVTMTSQYFRLINLPEASYGIIGSAIAILGLITPKVAEHMAENYSPKRNMFIVFAISGYGLIGLTGFYPYWGLIPVAFIFVGLTLVSFLTSYYLNQITASHQRATVLSFKGFTFNLAYGFIGFAFATMIATLKLQNSNTHPNWTTEQVADLAFIDGISYFPWYGLVVFIIIVSFSWWRLREMKITK; from the coding sequence ATGGAAATTCAAACAACTCAAGCATCACCTTTTGCAATTCAGAATATTAAACTTTTTATTGCATTCAGGGTCTTTTTCAACGCCAGGTTTTACTATCCTGTCTTCACTATTTTATTTCTTGACTTTGGTCTTACCATAGAACAATTTGCGCTATTAAATACTGTTTGGGCCATTACCATCGTATGTGCAGAAGTCCCATCAGGTGCGCTTGCGGACATCCTTGGCCGAAAAAATCTCATTGTGACCACATCTCTTCTTATGGTCCTTGAATTGTCCCTTCTGGCATTTGTACCTCTTGGCAATGGGACTCTCATTTTTTGGGCATTTTTACTTAACCGTGTCCTAAGCGGTCTCGCCGAAGCAATGGCTAGTGGCGCAGATGAAGCGATTGCTTACGACACGTTGGTGTCTAAAAAACTTGAGAAAGGTTGGCCTAAGGTTCTCAGCCTGCAGATGCGTGTTCGTTCAATCGCCTCTATTGCCACCATGACTTTAGGTGCCCTCGCATACGACCCTAAAGCGGTCAATGCTGTACTTTTCTGGCTTGGATTTGATCTCATCCTTAGTCAGCAAACAACAATGCGCTTCCCGATTTATTTCACTCTTGTACTGGCCATACTTGCCACTATCACGGCTTTTAAAATGGAAGAGGCAAAACCCGAAGAAACAACAACAAAGTTCAAAACAGGAGCAGCATTTAAGAAAACTATGTGTGCAGGAAAATGGATTTGGCGCACCCCTTTTGCTCTGGTTATTATTTTATTCGGTATGTATTTTGATCATATACTTCGAATGATAGTGACCATGACAAGCCAGTACTTCAGACTCATCAACCTGCCGGAAGCAAGTTATGGAATTATCGGTTCAGCCATTGCCATCCTTGGCCTAATAACCCCAAAAGTTGCTGAACATATGGCGGAAAACTATAGTCCAAAAAGGAATATGTTCATTGTTTTTGCTATTAGTGGTTACGGCCTTATCGGTCTTACCGGATTTTATCCATACTGGGGACTCATACCTGTTGCCTTCATCTTCGTAGGTCTTACTTTAGTCTCTTTTCTCACCAGTTATTATCTCAACCAGATAACGGCATCTCACCAACGAGCAACAGTGCTCAGCTTCAAAGGTTTTACTTTTAATCTGGCCTATGGTTTCATCGGCTTTGCTTTTGCCACAATGATTGCAACCTTAAAACTGCAAAATAGCAATACCCATCCGAATTGGACGACAGAACAAGTTGCCGATCTGGCCTTCATCGATGGTATCAGTTATTTCCCATGGTATGGACTTGTCGTTTTTATTATTATAGTCTCTTTTAGCTGGTGGCGGTTACGAGAAATGAAAATAACTAAATAA